One stretch of Nocardioides perillae DNA includes these proteins:
- the hisC gene encoding histidinol-phosphate transaminase: MAHPQPRPNVLQIPAYVPGRPPTAREGMTTFKLSSNENPYPPLPGVLEAAVAAVGQVNRYPDMGSTALYAALADRFDVPVERLSVATGSVALIYQLLAAFCDPGDEVVHAWRSFEAYPIAIAAAGAVSVRVPVLADGRHDLDAMAAAVTERTKVVLVCTPNNPTGPAVTQAELDAFLAQVPQRVLVVVDEAYAEFVRTPDPVDGVATQARHDNVVVTRTFSKAYGLAALRVGFAVAPEPVAGALRAVSLPFGVSTVAQAAAIASLAAEAELLERVDALVAERDRVLAGVREAGWRVPDAQGNFVWFELGERTLDFAAAADERGVVVRPFAGEGARVSIGEAEANDRVVALARDFPPPA, translated from the coding sequence ATGGCCCACCCTCAGCCACGCCCGAACGTCCTGCAGATCCCCGCCTACGTGCCCGGCCGACCGCCGACGGCGCGCGAGGGGATGACGACCTTCAAGCTGTCGTCCAACGAGAACCCCTACCCCCCGCTCCCCGGCGTGCTCGAGGCGGCGGTCGCGGCGGTGGGGCAGGTCAACCGCTACCCCGACATGGGCAGCACCGCGCTGTACGCCGCGCTCGCCGACCGCTTCGACGTGCCGGTCGAGCGGCTCAGCGTCGCCACCGGGTCGGTGGCGCTGATCTACCAGCTGCTCGCCGCCTTCTGCGACCCGGGCGACGAGGTCGTGCACGCGTGGCGCTCCTTCGAGGCCTACCCGATCGCGATCGCCGCCGCCGGCGCCGTCTCGGTCAGGGTGCCGGTGCTCGCGGACGGTCGCCACGACCTCGACGCGATGGCCGCGGCCGTCACCGAGCGCACCAAGGTCGTCCTGGTCTGCACGCCCAACAACCCCACGGGCCCGGCGGTGACCCAGGCCGAGCTCGACGCCTTCCTGGCGCAGGTGCCGCAGCGGGTGCTGGTCGTCGTCGACGAGGCGTACGCCGAGTTCGTGCGCACGCCCGACCCCGTCGACGGCGTCGCCACCCAGGCCCGCCACGACAACGTCGTGGTCACCCGCACCTTCTCGAAGGCCTACGGCCTCGCGGCGCTGCGGGTCGGCTTCGCGGTGGCGCCGGAGCCGGTCGCCGGCGCGCTGCGGGCGGTGTCGCTGCCCTTCGGCGTGTCGACCGTCGCACAGGCCGCGGCCATCGCCTCGCTGGCCGCCGAGGCGGAGCTGCTCGAGCGGGTCGACGCCCTGGTCGCCGAGCGCGACCGGGTGCTGGCCGGGGTGCGCGAGGCCGGGTGGCGGGTGCCCGACGCACAGGGCAACTTCGTGTGGTTCGAGCTCGGGGAGCGCACGCTCGACTTCGCTGCCGCGGCCGACGAGCGCGGCGTCGTCGTGCGCCCCTTCGCCGGCGAGGGCGCCCGCGTGAGCATCGGGGAGGCCGAGGCCAACGACCGCGTCGTCGCCCTGGCGCGCGACTTCCCGCCACCCGCCTGA
- a CDS encoding phage holin family protein: MRFLTWLLTHAAALAVATWLLDGIRIVGPRSGTAELQEKLLPLLLVALILGVVTAVVKPVVTFFSIPFIVLTLGLFLLVVNAAMLLLTGWIAEQAGLGFRVDGFRTAVLGAVVITLTTWAVDGLVGRRD, from the coding sequence ATGAGGTTCCTGACCTGGCTGCTCACCCACGCGGCCGCGCTGGCGGTCGCGACGTGGCTGCTCGACGGCATCCGCATCGTCGGGCCGCGCTCGGGCACCGCCGAGCTGCAGGAGAAGCTGCTGCCGCTGCTGCTCGTCGCGCTGATCCTCGGCGTGGTGACGGCGGTGGTGAAGCCGGTCGTCACCTTCTTCTCGATCCCCTTCATCGTGCTCACCCTGGGGCTCTTCCTGCTCGTGGTGAACGCCGCGATGCTGCTGCTGACGGGGTGGATCGCGGAGCAGGCGGGCCTCGGCTTCCGCGTCGACGGCTTCCGGACGGCGGTGCTCGGCGCCGTGGTCATCACGCTGACGACCTGGGCCGTCGACGGGCTGGTGGGCCGCCGTGACTGA
- a CDS encoding fructosamine kinase family protein, giving the protein MTRQPLVARHVEELLSAAVVSTAPVAGGDVCTATRLRLSDGRVALAKTHPHAPEGFFEAEARGLRWLAEATDQGGVPVPELLAADASCVVLRWVEPGKPTADAALAFGAALAATHLSLPTAAGDPAYGAEQDGFVGRLPLPNRTAPSWAEFWATRRVLPYLKLARDRDAVTADEARAVEGVVGRLPALLPDEPPARLHGDLWNGNVLWGHDGVSVVDPAAYAGHREVDLAMLLLFGSPHLDRVLEGYAAASAERGRPLDDAWRDRAGVHQLFPLLVHACTFGGGYGARAADVARRLA; this is encoded by the coding sequence GTGACCCGCCAGCCGCTCGTGGCCCGGCACGTCGAGGAGCTCCTCAGTGCGGCCGTCGTCTCGACCGCCCCCGTGGCCGGCGGCGACGTCTGCACCGCCACCCGGCTGCGGCTCTCCGACGGCCGGGTCGCGCTGGCCAAGACCCACCCGCACGCCCCCGAGGGGTTCTTCGAGGCCGAGGCCCGCGGGCTGCGCTGGCTGGCCGAGGCGACCGACCAGGGTGGGGTGCCCGTGCCCGAGCTGCTCGCCGCCGACGCCTCGTGCGTCGTGCTGCGCTGGGTCGAGCCGGGCAAGCCGACGGCCGACGCGGCGCTCGCCTTCGGCGCGGCGCTGGCCGCCACCCACCTGTCGCTGCCCACGGCGGCCGGGGACCCGGCGTACGGCGCGGAGCAGGACGGCTTCGTCGGCCGGCTGCCGCTGCCCAACCGCACCGCCCCCAGCTGGGCGGAGTTCTGGGCCACGCGGCGCGTGCTGCCCTACCTCAAGCTCGCCCGCGACCGCGACGCCGTCACCGCCGACGAGGCCCGCGCGGTCGAGGGGGTGGTGGGCCGGCTCCCCGCGCTGCTGCCCGACGAGCCGCCCGCGCGCCTGCACGGCGACCTGTGGAACGGCAACGTGCTGTGGGGTCACGACGGGGTGAGCGTCGTCGACCCGGCGGCCTACGCCGGTCACCGCGAGGTCGACCTCGCGATGCTGCTGCTCTTCGGCTCGCCCCACCTCGACCGCGTGCTGGAGGGCTACGCCGCCGCGTCGGCCGAGCGCGGCCGGCCCCTCGACGACGCCTGGCGCGACCGCGCGGGCGTGCACCAGCTCTTCCCGCTGCTCGTCCACGCCTGCACCTTCGGCGGCGGCTACGGCGCGCGGGCGGCCGACGTCGCGCGCCGCCTCGCCTGA
- a CDS encoding DUF4878 domain-containing protein, whose amino-acid sequence MPDPDPHADPLAPGGRVRLVVGGAVLLAVFVVVAGATVLLLGALRADDRGGDDPAAVVRANFEALREGDCPAYLATFSAADRAEMGQAPCRQSALFGAERLGGLTVTATEVEGTGDAAVARVAGTFTDGGAEQSFAFDLVREGGGWVIVQ is encoded by the coding sequence GTGCCCGACCCGGACCCCCACGCCGACCCGCTCGCGCCCGGTGGCCGGGTGCGCCTCGTGGTGGGCGGCGCGGTGCTGCTCGCGGTCTTCGTGGTGGTGGCGGGCGCGACCGTCCTGCTGCTCGGGGCGCTGCGGGCCGACGACCGCGGCGGCGACGACCCGGCCGCGGTGGTGCGCGCCAACTTCGAGGCGCTCCGCGAGGGCGACTGCCCGGCGTACCTCGCCACCTTCAGCGCCGCCGACCGCGCCGAGATGGGCCAGGCCCCGTGCCGGCAGTCGGCGCTCTTCGGCGCCGAGCGGCTCGGGGGGCTCACGGTGACCGCCACCGAGGTCGAGGGCACCGGGGACGCAGCGGTCGCCCGGGTCGCGGGCACCTTCACCGACGGCGGTGCCGAGCAGAGCTTCGCCTTCGACCTGGTGCGCGAGGGCGGCGGCTGGGTCATCGTCCAGTAG
- a CDS encoding VanZ family protein: MVPFGGVGVMLLGAVLAGLLAAPAGAGLARRLGPVAGWAWAGLLWSLVVVALVTLVPAQGAPGWVPAEEAQTACSLDYGGPAPEGFWLFPGGQRALNAVLFVPSGALGVLALARWRDARSVVVTVPVVVAALAAYSVGIEAAQLVLARLDRACDVTDLVDNVAGAALGALLGLLAAWALRPWRRR; encoded by the coding sequence GTGGTCCCCTTCGGCGGCGTGGGCGTGATGCTGCTCGGCGCGGTGCTCGCCGGGCTGCTGGCCGCGCCCGCCGGTGCGGGGCTCGCGCGGCGCCTCGGGCCGGTGGCGGGGTGGGCGTGGGCGGGCCTGCTGTGGTCGCTCGTCGTGGTCGCGCTGGTGACCCTCGTGCCGGCGCAGGGCGCGCCGGGGTGGGTGCCGGCCGAGGAGGCGCAGACCGCCTGCTCGCTGGACTACGGCGGCCCGGCGCCCGAGGGCTTCTGGCTGTTCCCCGGTGGGCAGCGCGCCCTCAACGCCGTGCTGTTCGTGCCGTCCGGCGCCCTCGGCGTGCTCGCCCTCGCGCGGTGGCGCGACGCCCGGTCGGTGGTCGTCACGGTGCCGGTCGTGGTGGCCGCCCTGGCGGCGTACTCGGTGGGCATCGAGGCCGCCCAGCTGGTGCTGGCGCGGCTCGACCGCGCCTGCGACGTCACCGACCTCGTCGACAACGTGGCCGGGGCCGCTCTCGGCGCGCTGCTCGGGCTGCTCGCCGCCTGGGCGCTGCGCCCGTGGCGCCGGCGGTAG
- a CDS encoding DUF881 domain-containing protein, giving the protein MTPLRDRVPRLSPELRERLELDRLRRRPAAPDERHPLRQQVQAYPSLLDQVLGSALEPDYVAAARRRDERAREAATGAPADDAATGGGAERRTPGRARLASVLVLAVFAVLVATAVRETAADAPTDALVRETLVREAGERRTELAELQSLVAETRRDNAELSSELRQARALRSEAVGDLRALAAAAGFQAVSGEGLRWTVRNEPDELGGDLVAANELAYLVNGLWEAGAEAIAVNGQRLTARSAITQSGRGINVNGSPLTAPFVVSVVGDPRTLESLFAETRSGYLWLLTVDTLGFPVTVERDDELLLPAAREGLLATCGSCDPEEQVAPGGQTDD; this is encoded by the coding sequence GTGACCCCGTTGCGCGACCGCGTCCCCCGGTTGAGCCCCGAGCTGCGCGAGCGGCTCGAGCTCGACCGGCTCCGCCGCCGCCCCGCGGCCCCCGACGAGCGGCACCCCCTGCGCCAGCAGGTGCAGGCCTACCCCTCCCTCCTCGACCAGGTGCTCGGCTCCGCGCTCGAGCCCGACTACGTCGCCGCCGCCCGCCGGCGCGACGAGCGGGCGCGCGAGGCCGCCACCGGTGCCCCCGCCGACGACGCGGCGACCGGCGGCGGTGCGGAGCGGCGTACGCCGGGGCGCGCGCGCCTCGCCTCCGTGCTGGTCCTCGCCGTCTTCGCCGTGCTGGTCGCCACCGCGGTGCGGGAGACCGCCGCCGACGCCCCGACCGATGCGCTCGTGCGCGAGACGCTCGTGCGCGAGGCGGGCGAGCGGCGCACGGAGCTCGCCGAGCTGCAGAGCCTCGTCGCCGAGACCCGCCGCGACAACGCCGAGCTCTCCTCGGAGCTGCGGCAGGCCCGTGCCCTGCGCAGCGAGGCGGTGGGCGACCTGCGGGCGCTGGCGGCCGCGGCGGGCTTCCAGGCGGTGTCGGGCGAGGGGCTGCGGTGGACCGTCCGCAACGAGCCCGACGAGCTGGGCGGCGACCTGGTCGCGGCCAACGAGCTGGCCTACCTCGTCAACGGGCTGTGGGAGGCCGGCGCCGAGGCGATCGCGGTCAACGGGCAGCGGCTGACCGCACGCAGCGCGATCACCCAGTCGGGGCGCGGCATCAACGTCAACGGCTCCCCGCTGACGGCGCCCTTCGTGGTGTCGGTCGTCGGCGACCCCCGCACGCTCGAGTCGCTCTTCGCCGAGACCCGGTCGGGCTACCTCTGGCTGCTCACCGTCGACACCCTCGGCTTCCCCGTCACCGTCGAGCGCGACGACGAGCTGCTGTTGCCCGCGGCCCGCGAGGGCCTGCTCGCCACCTGCGGCTCCTGCGACCCCGAGGAGCAGGTCGCCCCCGGTGGCCAGACCGACGACTGA
- a CDS encoding DUF881 domain-containing protein: MMRLLAAALLAVLGLALTAQVQTRQDDDSLAGYREQDLLSLVTGLGGSTGRTQRDLADLRTTQEELREELAEARLALAAAEERSGPLSVLAGTAPAAGAGVVVRVLDPEAQVPSELLLDLVQDLRAAGAEAIEVNGQVRLGADSWFAGEAGGLVVDGVELARPYVLEVVGRTGPLEGALVFPQGGADRMRERGAVVTGRALERVEVESTRGLGQLRRAEPVGPTLPGLASQSSGPQPEGSP, encoded by the coding sequence ATGATGCGCCTGCTGGCCGCGGCCCTGCTGGCCGTGCTCGGGCTCGCGCTCACGGCGCAGGTGCAGACGCGCCAGGACGACGACTCGCTCGCCGGCTACCGCGAGCAGGACCTGCTCTCGCTCGTGACCGGCCTCGGCGGCAGCACCGGGCGCACCCAGCGCGACCTCGCCGACCTGCGGACCACCCAGGAGGAGCTGCGCGAGGAGCTCGCGGAGGCCCGGCTCGCGCTCGCCGCCGCCGAGGAGCGCAGCGGACCGCTCTCGGTGCTGGCCGGCACCGCCCCCGCGGCAGGCGCGGGGGTGGTCGTGCGGGTGCTCGACCCGGAGGCCCAGGTGCCCTCCGAGCTGCTCCTCGACCTGGTGCAGGACCTGCGCGCCGCCGGCGCCGAGGCGATCGAGGTCAACGGCCAGGTGCGGCTGGGGGCGGACAGCTGGTTCGCCGGCGAGGCCGGCGGCCTGGTCGTCGACGGCGTCGAGCTGGCACGGCCCTACGTGCTCGAGGTCGTCGGTCGCACCGGGCCGCTGGAGGGCGCGCTGGTCTTCCCGCAGGGCGGGGCCGACCGGATGCGCGAGCGTGGCGCGGTGGTGACGGGCCGGGCGCTCGAGCGCGTCGAGGTCGAGTCGACCCGCGGCCTGGGCCAGCTGCGCCGCGCCGAGCCCGTCGGCCCGACCCTGCCGGGCCTCGCCTCGCAGTCGTCGGGCCCGCAGCCGGAGGGCTCGCCGTGA
- a CDS encoding SIP domain-containing protein, with protein sequence MHGVVEETTRLTPSMVRVVLGGDGLADFRPADGTDAYVNLAFAPEGAPYGPVFDPRAVRDEHGAAWAPARRRYSVRAWDEATRRLTLDFVVHGDTGVAGRWATHAQPGDVLVLEGPSSGYRPDPDAEWHLMVGDESALPAIAASLEAVPEGRPVVVRLVCDDADHELPLTTPGDLDLVWLHRAGADDPTSLLADSLAALEAPAGTVHAFVHGEADEVRAARRHLLGERGLERAQMSCSPYWRRTLTDEAWRAQKKAYVAQMESDVP encoded by the coding sequence GTGCACGGAGTGGTGGAGGAGACCACGCGGCTGACGCCGTCGATGGTGCGGGTGGTGCTGGGCGGCGACGGGCTCGCCGACTTCCGGCCGGCCGACGGCACCGATGCCTACGTCAACCTGGCGTTCGCGCCGGAGGGCGCGCCGTACGGCCCGGTCTTCGACCCGCGCGCGGTGCGCGACGAGCACGGGGCGGCGTGGGCGCCGGCACGCCGGCGCTACAGCGTGCGGGCGTGGGACGAGGCGACCCGGCGACTCACGCTGGACTTCGTGGTGCACGGCGACACCGGCGTGGCCGGGCGGTGGGCGACCCACGCGCAGCCGGGTGACGTGCTGGTGCTGGAGGGCCCGAGCAGCGGCTACCGGCCCGACCCGGACGCCGAGTGGCACCTGATGGTCGGTGACGAGTCCGCGCTGCCCGCGATCGCGGCCTCGCTCGAGGCGGTGCCGGAGGGGCGGCCCGTCGTCGTGCGGCTCGTCTGCGACGACGCCGACCACGAGCTGCCGCTGACGACCCCCGGCGACCTCGACCTGGTGTGGCTGCACCGGGCCGGGGCCGACGACCCGACCTCGCTGCTCGCCGACTCGCTCGCCGCGCTCGAGGCGCCCGCCGGCACGGTGCACGCCTTCGTGCACGGCGAGGCCGACGAGGTGCGCGCGGCGCGCCGGCACCTGCTCGGCGAGCGTGGGCTCGAGCGCGCGCAGATGTCGTGCTCGCCCTACTGGCGCCGCACCCTCACCGACGAGGCGTGGCGCGCGCAGAAGAAGGCCTACGTCGCGCAGATGGAGTCCGACGTGCCCTGA
- a CDS encoding low molecular weight protein-tyrosine-phosphatase produces MTDTAAAATPVSHPLPPAPAPRAPGTYRVALVCLGNICRSPMADVVLQERLADLGLAEQVRVRSAGTGGWHVGRPMDDRAAATLRHHGYDPDRHRAQQADAAWLDDDLVLAMDETNLADLRELAAGPGVPDPARLRLFRDFDPVEPGVAVADPYYGGDDGFGEVLAVVERTSAVLAAAIGRALGSAPEHPGQP; encoded by the coding sequence GTGACTGACACCGCCGCCGCGGCCACCCCGGTCTCCCACCCGCTGCCCCCGGCGCCCGCCCCGCGCGCGCCGGGAACCTACCGCGTGGCCCTGGTCTGCCTGGGCAACATCTGCCGCTCGCCGATGGCCGACGTCGTGCTGCAGGAGCGCTTGGCCGACCTCGGCCTCGCGGAGCAGGTGCGGGTCCGCAGCGCCGGCACCGGCGGCTGGCACGTCGGTCGCCCGATGGACGACCGCGCGGCCGCGACGCTGCGCCACCACGGCTACGACCCCGACCGCCACCGCGCGCAACAGGCCGACGCCGCCTGGCTCGACGACGACCTCGTGCTGGCGATGGACGAGACCAACCTCGCCGACCTCCGGGAGCTCGCGGCCGGCCCCGGCGTGCCCGACCCCGCGCGGCTGCGCCTCTTCCGCGACTTCGACCCCGTCGAGCCCGGTGTCGCCGTCGCCGACCCGTACTACGGTGGGGACGACGGCTTCGGGGAGGTGCTGGCGGTGGTGGAGCGCACGTCCGCGGTGCTGGCCGCGGCCATCGGCCGGGCCCTCGGGTCGGCGCCGGAGCACCCGGGGCAGCCGTGA